The proteins below are encoded in one region of Maridesulfovibrio ferrireducens:
- a CDS encoding helix-turn-helix domain-containing protein codes for MNNQIIDFMNMVSQYGLILDFNGVILHCNPPLQDVLQYPVSRLDEVFGNEAGSVLAKIQSAITSRSLTAIDVEIDFGDGIHPIFGQIYPLEIEDKYLAIMLFHPVDTLHRLENALFDRKSKLPTDCRWIIDENYKTLKFTADEDCIFNGRNPGFSLFEAIQEKDHNLMFAAFEKAILSPGEMITITVDAQRKHGICRVEADIIYLADMFYGNRYFVMTRPAISRTLHILTRMAEAYQVENDKDLAVCLGVVSSAISNVRTNNREMPDTWLVQCCLDCKIRFHWLYGGIGEKFFEG; via the coding sequence TTGAATAACCAGATTATTGATTTTATGAATATGGTCAGTCAATACGGTTTAATATTAGACTTTAACGGTGTAATATTGCACTGCAACCCGCCGTTGCAGGATGTATTGCAATATCCGGTCAGCCGATTGGATGAAGTTTTCGGGAATGAAGCGGGTTCTGTGCTCGCAAAAATACAAAGCGCAATAACGAGTCGGTCACTGACTGCAATAGATGTTGAGATAGATTTCGGAGACGGGATTCATCCAATTTTTGGACAAATTTATCCGCTTGAAATTGAAGATAAATATCTTGCAATAATGCTTTTTCATCCAGTTGATACTTTGCATCGGCTGGAAAACGCTTTGTTCGACAGAAAAAGCAAATTGCCGACGGATTGCCGTTGGATTATTGATGAAAATTATAAAACGTTAAAGTTCACAGCAGATGAAGATTGTATTTTCAACGGACGCAATCCCGGCTTTTCACTTTTTGAAGCTATTCAGGAAAAGGATCACAACTTGATGTTTGCGGCTTTTGAAAAAGCGATCCTTTCACCCGGCGAAATGATAACTATAACCGTTGATGCACAGCGCAAGCATGGAATATGCCGGGTTGAGGCTGATATTATTTATTTAGCGGACATGTTTTACGGAAATAGATATTTTGTCATGACGCGCCCGGCAATCAGCAGAACTCTACACATACTCACCAGAATGGCGGAAGCCTATCAAGTAGAGAATGATAAAGACTTAGCTGTATGTTTGGGCGTAGTGTCCTCAGCAATATCAAACGTCCGGACAAATAATCGCGAAATGCCTGACACATGGCTTGTGCAATGCTGTCTGGATTGTAAAATCCGGTTCCAT